From a region of the Eretmochelys imbricata isolate rEreImb1 chromosome 6, rEreImb1.hap1, whole genome shotgun sequence genome:
- the SPINT1 gene encoding kunitz-type protease inhibitor 1, with translation MASGRALLQAGLLIQLLTAAVLGQEGASFGETCLAHFTAGMPEFVLDSDASVKNGATFLSSPRVHRSKDCVRACCKEPACNLALVQQDPHGEEDRIQACFLLDCLYEQAFVCKFARKVGFLNYVRREVYDAYVDVREQGSGDDKPPIARAGMDMKVQPQEPVLLRGTESSDDHGIVSYDWKLLLGDTSVVVEKGSDQAEISNLQEGQYVFQLTVTDSAGQQDSSNITIMVLTAEQTEEFCLAPSKVGRCRGSFPRWFYNPASQQCERFTFGGCKANKNNYVREEECKLACKNVQGSFGTRAKPVCNGNCESFHFKCRDGCCIDGFLECDETSDCADGSDEAYCETYALAFNKLRKINVTTEQGHCVDLPDTGLCKESIPRWYYNPFTEKCDRFTYGGCEGNRNNFEEEEECLKSCAGITKADVIGQRWGAYGTQQAGLSAFEVAITVLLCICIMVVVVIIGYFFLKNRKRNSRRRQPTTATNSTLSTTEDTEHLVYNSTTKPI, from the exons ATGGCCAGCGGCAGAGCCCTGCTCCAGGCTGGCCTCCTGATCCAGCTGCTGACGGCTGCCgttctggggcaggagggagcgtCCTTTGGCGAAACCTGCCTGGCCCATTTCACTGCAGGGATGCCTGAGTTCGTGCTGGACAGTGATGCCTCGGTGAAGAACGGGGCCACCTTCCTGTCCTCCCCCCGGGTTCATCGGAGCAAGGACTGTGTGCGGGCCTGCTGTAAGGAGCCTGCTTGCAACCTGGCCCTGGTGCAGCAGGACCCACACGGGGAGGAAGACCGCATCCAAGCCTGCTTCCTCCTGGACTGCCTCTACGAGCAAGCTTTCGTCTGCAAGTTTGCCAGGAAGGTGGGCTTCCTCAACTACGTCAGGAGGGAAGTGTACGATGCCTACGTGGACGTGCGGGAGCAAGGATCTGGTG ATGATAAGCCTCCCATAGCCCGTGCTGGGATGGACATGAAGGTGCAGCCTCAGGAGCCAGTGTTACTGAGAGGCACAGAGAGCTCAGATGACCATGGGATTGTCAGTTATGATTGGAAACTTCTGCTTGGTGACACCTCTGTGGTGGTGGAG AAAGGGTCAGATCAAGCTGAGATCTCCAACCTGCAGGAGGGGCAATATGTCTTCCAGCTCACTGTCACAGACAGTGCTGGCCAGCAGGACTCCAGCAACATCACAATTATGGTGCTGACAGCTGAACAGACTGAAG AGTTCTGCTTGGCTCCTAGTAAGGTGGGTCGGTGCCGTGGGTCCTTTCCCCGCTGGTTCTACAATCCAGCGTCTCAGCAATGTGAGAGATTCACCTTTGGGGGCTGCAAGGCCAACAAGAATAACTACGTACGGGAGGAAGAGTGTAAACTTGCCTGCAAGAATGTTCAAG GCTCTTTTGGAACGCGGGCCAAGCCAG TGTGCAATGGGAACTGTGAGTCCTTCCACTTCAAATGCAGAGATGGCTGCTGCATTGATGGTTTCCTGGAATGTGATGAAACTTCAGATTGTGCAGATGGATCAGATGAGGCGTATTGTGAGACGT atgcacTTGCGTTCAATAAACTACGGAAAATCAATGTTACGACCGAGCAGG GTCACTGTGTGGATTTACCAGACACTGGGCTGTGCAAAGAGAGCATCCCCCGCTGGTACTATAACCCATTCACCGAGAAATGTGACCGCTTCACCTACGGGGGCTGTGAAGGCAACCGAAATAACtttgaggaggaagaagagtgTCTGAAATCATGTGCAGGCATCACAA AGGCAGATGTGATTGGCCAGAGATGGGGAGCATATGGGACCCAGCAAGCTGGCTTGA GTGCTTTTGAGGTGGCTATTACAGTTCTCCTTTGTATCTGCATAATGGTAGTCGTGGTCATCATTGGCTACTTCTTCCTGAAGAATAGAAAGAGGAACAGCCGGCGACGCCAGCCTACAACTGCTACCAACTCAACCCTCTCCACCACAGAGGATACTGAGCACCTGGTTTACAACAGTACAACCAAACCCATCTGA